From a region of the Salvelinus fontinalis isolate EN_2023a chromosome 13, ASM2944872v1, whole genome shotgun sequence genome:
- the LOC129867839 gene encoding odorant receptor 131-2-like: MANVSGPLSLTHLQLQAMRLAITEERIFKMFLVLGTHVVFIYINLAMLFTLWSKPSFRHTARYILFAHMLFNDTIHLAITLALYMLGSFYLFVVRVACAFMVLLSSCTFTNGPLNLAVMSLERYTAVCFPLRHSELATPGRTQLAVGLVWALGVINVLIDVCALFLTEPSFFLSPALCTLEHLQTAGWQREKGVALNTLLFVTVTAVLVYTYVAIMLEARSASSSEPGSAQRAMRTVLLHALQLGLSIMSFMYVVLESLLAKLPPAVYTQMRFINFMVVLILPRCLSSLIYGLRDEAFRSAFRQHLICCSVRRVEPPHRSLNTNI; the protein is encoded by the coding sequence ATGGCCAACGTGTCTGGGCCTCTGAGTCTGACTCATCTGCAGCTGCAGGCCATGCGGCTGGCCATCACAGAGGAGCGTATCTTCAAGATGTTCCTGGTGCTGGGGACCCACGTGGTCTTTATCTACATCAACCTGGCCATGCTGTTCACCCTGTGGAGCAAACCCTCATTCCGCCACACCGCCCGCTACATCCTGTTTGCCCACATGCTGTTCAACGACACCATCCACCTGGCTATCACCCTGGCTCTCTACATGCTGGGGAGCTTCTATCTGTTTGTGGTCCGCGTTGCCTGCGCCTTCATGGTGCTGCTGTCTTCCTGCACTTTCACCAATGGCCCCCTCAACCTGGCTGTTATGTCACTGGAGAGGTACACAGCCGTCTGCTTCCCGCTGCGGCACAGTGAGCTGGCCACGCCCGGGAGGACCCAGCTGGCCGTGGGGCTGGTGTGGGCGCTGGGCGTCATCAACGTGCTAATCGATGTGTGTGCTCTCTTCCTCACAGAGCCGTCCTTCTTCTTGTCACCTGCGCTGTGTACCCTCGAGCATCTGCAGACAGCTGGATGGCAGCGGGAGAAGGGTGTGGCCCTGAATACACTGCTGTTTGTGACAGTAACAGCTGTGCTGGTTTACACCTACGTGGCCATCATGCTGGAGGCCCGGTCCGCCTCATCCTCTGAACCTGGGTCGGCACAAAGGGCCATGCGTACCGTGCTGCTGCACGCGCTCCAGTTGGGTCTGTCCATCATGTCCTTCATGTATGTGGTGCTGGAGTCCCTGCTGGCCAAACTGCCCCCAGCCGTCTACACACAGATGCGCTTTATCAACTTCATGGTAGTGCTGATCCTTCCGCGCTGCCTGAGCTCCCTCATCTATGGCCTGAGGGACGAGGCCTTCAGATCAGCCTTCAGACAACACTTAATCTGCTGCTCTGTTAGGAGGGTGGAGCCCCCACACAGATCACTAAACACTAACATATAG